In a genomic window of Longimicrobium sp.:
- a CDS encoding ATP-binding protein, translated as MIDAPAQERRLFKMHPRLLLDVIQRQAGSLGKAVLEAVMNAVDAKASRVDISVTTAGVVITDDGKGFRNAEEIEKFFETFGQPHEEAEEKVYAAFRMGRGQLFAYGRNQWRTGPYAMDVDVKLMGAAYDLQEGLPHAPGCKIGIDLYDNLRMLPSQLDRCLADVEKYVKYVTIPVVLNGRQVSRDPTSERWDVETEDYFIRFRTTGPVDVYNLGVWVRDYDSSRFATGGTVVAKQKLVVNFARNDVMDECPIWRRLQRDLDQRARDRVARRSERMTEEQREYVIAQVRAGTHVDNLRSLRIFGDVRRVHWSIDMLDRHVRKHHITQLAAAQLYDGRGDKLMQLNSAVVLSSVTLERFRVGSVLELVTLLQARGLWDGGLASVTPVALEIAAAELSAVNHIVPEAQWKPWERLVIEFLSRGAIMSTLCPDHRASRVLKIGESDIYAGWTDGSTYIALERQQLRGLTTLAQWYRLGHILIHEYCHDDSTENTHVHGAEFFENHHNFTRERIGPFLESVMRDWPDAIRRDGRTLRGRIARMRDEIARIEREAENRVAVEEEHERVSAQLALFDAPRVAAHRPANRRAA; from the coding sequence CTCGACGTGATCCAGCGACAGGCGGGGTCTCTCGGCAAGGCGGTGCTCGAAGCGGTGATGAACGCGGTTGACGCGAAGGCGTCCCGCGTCGACATCTCGGTGACCACGGCCGGCGTGGTGATCACCGATGACGGCAAGGGGTTCCGCAACGCGGAGGAGATCGAAAAGTTCTTCGAGACCTTCGGCCAGCCGCACGAGGAAGCCGAGGAGAAGGTATACGCGGCCTTCAGGATGGGCAGGGGCCAGCTGTTCGCCTACGGCCGCAACCAGTGGAGGACCGGCCCGTACGCGATGGACGTAGATGTTAAGCTGATGGGGGCGGCGTATGACCTCCAGGAAGGCCTTCCGCACGCTCCCGGCTGCAAGATCGGGATCGACCTGTACGACAACCTCCGTATGCTGCCCTCCCAGCTCGACCGGTGTCTCGCGGACGTCGAGAAGTACGTGAAATACGTCACGATCCCCGTCGTCCTCAACGGCCGCCAGGTCTCCCGGGATCCCACGAGCGAGCGCTGGGACGTCGAAACCGAGGACTACTTCATCCGGTTCCGTACGACCGGGCCGGTGGACGTCTACAACCTGGGGGTCTGGGTAAGGGATTACGATTCGAGCCGGTTCGCTACCGGCGGCACCGTGGTGGCGAAGCAGAAGCTGGTGGTGAACTTCGCCCGAAACGATGTGATGGACGAGTGCCCGATCTGGCGCAGACTGCAGCGGGACCTCGACCAGAGGGCCCGCGACCGCGTTGCCCGGCGGAGTGAGCGGATGACGGAGGAGCAGCGGGAGTATGTCATCGCCCAGGTCCGCGCCGGGACACACGTAGACAACCTTCGATCCCTGCGGATCTTCGGGGACGTGCGCCGCGTCCACTGGTCGATCGACATGCTCGATCGCCACGTCCGCAAGCATCACATCACCCAGCTCGCGGCAGCCCAGCTGTACGACGGCCGCGGCGACAAGCTGATGCAGCTCAACTCGGCAGTCGTACTGTCCAGCGTCACGCTGGAACGCTTCCGCGTCGGATCCGTGTTGGAACTGGTGACGCTGCTCCAGGCCCGCGGCCTCTGGGACGGCGGACTGGCGTCCGTGACCCCGGTTGCCCTGGAGATCGCGGCGGCGGAACTGTCCGCGGTGAACCACATCGTGCCGGAAGCACAGTGGAAGCCGTGGGAGCGACTGGTCATCGAGTTCCTGAGCCGTGGCGCGATCATGTCCACGCTGTGCCCCGACCACCGTGCGAGCCGGGTGCTCAAGATCGGGGAATCCGACATCTACGCCGGCTGGACCGACGGCTCGACCTACATCGCCCTCGAGCGCCAACAGCTTCGCGGGTTGACCACGCTCGCGCAGTGGTACAGGCTCGGCCACATCCTGATCCACGAATACTGCCACGACGATTCGACGGAGAACACGCACGTCCACGGTGCCGAGTTCTTCGAGAACCACCACAACTTCACGCGTGAGCGCATCGGTCCGTTCCTCGAATCCGTGATGCGCGACTGGCCCGACGCCATCCGGCGTGACGGCCGCACCCTGCGGGGGCGCATCGCGAGGATGCGGGACGAGATCGCCCGGATCGAGCGTGAAGCCGAGAACCGCGTCGCGGTGGAAGAGGAGCACGAACGGGTATCGGCCCAGCTCGCGCTCTTCGACGCGCCGAGGGTCGCAGCCCACCGGCCCGCGAACCGCCGTGCTGCGTAG